The Geomonas ferrireducens genome includes a window with the following:
- a CDS encoding TnsD family Tn7-like transposition protein, whose amino-acid sequence MFTYLPEPYEDELLFSVVARHLAYRGSRNTINIISSLFGRKWEHNVGLPRGLSIVAEQTWPLWQMTGRDIAIGLTMYPFYVAFLPPDEKDRVMEAILYRSRSEPVMYLTTLMPKTLRICLKCRAEDLQSKQETYWRRSHQIKGIVLCPMHGEELVNSGVQRDHKLGHFTDATDAINAVGEPTLQLNFQERKQAWALARRCQMILNGRLEKQWGGATPSLYKKIAIEKGFFQDRSSDLEKFVKAFQKMYSIQLMATTELPQTSPTALWLKRILNPHQPYVFQPIAHAVLQEFLLNVPQQAVSTELYGNGPWKCPNPFSKHNDPLPIKKIKMVRDGRTGRPIAQGRCCCGFYFSFFGTEKADASMPIVHRIQQHGPTWKREINRLRNAGFTVTRVCKQLNINVRVFYSIQRGTKFQEHLQSLRKQWQDILVHTESKNITEARRQNPHLYRQLKRRDPCFVYLSTKRKPFSHKKRNMAGYWKNRDTVLSSQLRTKVREIMELKPPVRAAATTILSKCDFLMIFNIHRRNLPICEKTLKDVAETADAFQKRRLKYVLERSNNEDKSLTKSQLFQKAGIRRKEDKQRLESYINSLQSTQRKQK is encoded by the coding sequence ATGTTTACTTATCTCCCGGAACCATATGAAGACGAACTGCTTTTCAGTGTCGTGGCAAGACATCTTGCCTATAGGGGAAGCAGGAACACTATAAATATAATTTCTTCGCTCTTTGGGAGAAAATGGGAGCACAACGTCGGCCTTCCAAGAGGCTTGTCAATTGTTGCCGAGCAAACGTGGCCTTTATGGCAGATGACTGGACGTGACATTGCCATAGGTTTAACAATGTATCCTTTCTATGTTGCATTCCTCCCACCAGATGAAAAAGACAGAGTGATGGAAGCCATACTTTATAGAAGTCGTTCCGAACCTGTCATGTATCTCACAACATTAATGCCTAAAACTTTGCGTATTTGCCTAAAATGCAGAGCAGAAGACCTACAGAGCAAACAGGAAACGTATTGGAGACGAAGTCATCAGATTAAGGGGATCGTTTTATGCCCAATGCATGGCGAAGAACTCGTCAACAGTGGAGTACAGAGAGATCACAAGCTAGGCCATTTCACTGATGCAACAGACGCAATTAATGCTGTTGGAGAGCCGACTCTCCAACTGAATTTTCAAGAACGAAAGCAGGCGTGGGCGCTGGCACGACGGTGCCAGATGATACTGAATGGCCGACTGGAAAAACAGTGGGGGGGCGCCACGCCTTCTTTGTATAAAAAGATTGCGATTGAGAAAGGTTTTTTCCAAGACCGCTCAAGTGACTTAGAAAAATTTGTGAAAGCTTTCCAAAAGATGTACAGCATCCAGTTGATGGCCACTACAGAGCTACCTCAAACCTCACCCACAGCCTTGTGGCTAAAAAGAATTTTAAATCCGCATCAACCGTACGTCTTTCAACCTATTGCACATGCCGTTTTACAAGAATTTTTATTGAACGTACCTCAACAAGCGGTCAGCACTGAGCTATATGGCAATGGCCCTTGGAAATGCCCTAACCCATTTTCGAAACACAACGATCCACTGCCTATAAAAAAAATCAAGATGGTGCGGGACGGACGTACAGGTAGGCCCATCGCACAAGGAAGATGCTGCTGCGGTTTCTACTTCTCTTTCTTTGGTACTGAGAAAGCTGACGCATCTATGCCTATCGTTCATAGAATACAGCAGCACGGGCCAACATGGAAGCGAGAGATAAATCGCCTACGTAATGCTGGTTTCACCGTAACGAGAGTATGCAAGCAACTAAACATAAATGTGAGAGTGTTCTATTCGATCCAAAGAGGAACCAAATTTCAAGAACACCTTCAATCTCTTAGAAAACAGTGGCAAGACATTCTCGTCCATACAGAAAGCAAGAATATTACTGAAGCTCGACGCCAAAATCCGCACCTATATCGGCAACTTAAAAGACGCGACCCTTGTTTTGTTTATCTTTCAACCAAAAGGAAACCATTCTCACATAAGAAAAGGAATATGGCAGGTTATTGGAAGAATCGTGACACAGTTTTGAGTTCACAGCTAAGAACAAAAGTTCGTGAAATAATGGAGTTGAAACCGCCTGTTCGAGCAGCAGCTACTACTATACTGAGCAAATGTGATTTTTTAATGATTTTCAACATCCATCGCCGTAACCTGCCAATATGCGAAAAAACGCTTAAAGATGTGGCCGAGACCGCAGATGCCTTTCAAAAAAGACGTCTTAAGTACGTGCTAGAAAGGTCAAATAATGAAGATAAGTCCTTAACAAAAAGCCAACTTTTTCAGAAAGCAGGAATTAGGCGAAAGGAGGATAAACAAAGACTAGAAAGTTATATTAATTCATTGCAATCAACACAGAGGAAGCAGAAATGA
- a CDS encoding TnsD family Tn7-like transposition protein, with protein MIRPRFIYLPFPYQDELLYSVLARYCSRSNQRPHKLACLIFDKCFVILRADLPCALSAVARKTKPTWGMTAETILKELTLFPFYEPFLPKPVRDNRMHALLLGPCRCNIGTKAYRVKSPIFLRLCVKCAESDREELAETYWRRVHQLPGVIVCPQHGTPLVSTLARIQPGRTECVDASSATFGNTEPLDNLDIEIIQMIAMRCKDVLFGKKNEWDGKTSATDYRDAALKRGIQRLPGICSPNLFVEKFLAHYGAPLLTKLGMLGAEGKAPWLRNMFQNNSKQIFHPIEHILVQLYLESLPEVASAYPFGLGPWMCPNPYATHTEKYPIQKLSIRSRQDKTYYGRAKCSCGFTFTTHGTERDNPRMPVVEQISSYGCTRYLYAQKLLRGGSSTDQIAKILKVNPWYLQCILRAGSRKCEDPRGKILKAREEWLDLLKQDPECRVTVARKKHCGLYQFLRKYDRDWLLCQKVPHNAHIDWQKRDVEWSNLIATTMKTLGQGVAKTTIARVAGLNLRIFNQFGKLPLCEQAFNKAKHCGKRRQNDEK; from the coding sequence ATGATCCGGCCACGATTCATTTACCTTCCTTTCCCATATCAAGACGAACTGCTTTATAGCGTGTTAGCACGATACTGCTCCCGGTCCAATCAAAGACCTCATAAATTAGCATGCCTCATCTTTGATAAATGTTTTGTTATTCTCCGCGCTGACCTCCCGTGTGCCCTTTCTGCAGTGGCCCGGAAAACCAAGCCGACATGGGGAATGACCGCAGAAACCATCCTGAAAGAACTGACCCTCTTCCCCTTCTACGAGCCGTTTCTACCAAAACCAGTGCGAGATAATCGAATGCATGCTCTTCTTTTGGGGCCATGTCGGTGCAACATAGGAACCAAAGCTTACCGTGTAAAATCACCTATATTTTTACGCTTGTGTGTGAAGTGCGCTGAAAGCGACCGGGAGGAATTAGCAGAGACCTACTGGCGCAGGGTTCACCAGTTACCCGGTGTAATCGTCTGTCCGCAACACGGTACACCACTCGTTTCTACTTTGGCGCGTATTCAGCCAGGTCGTACCGAATGCGTAGATGCATCGTCGGCTACGTTTGGCAATACTGAACCTCTGGACAATCTTGATATAGAAATCATCCAGATGATTGCAATGCGGTGTAAGGATGTCCTATTTGGCAAAAAAAACGAATGGGATGGCAAGACATCTGCCACAGACTACCGCGACGCTGCTTTGAAAAGGGGAATTCAGAGACTACCTGGCATTTGTTCACCCAATTTGTTTGTTGAAAAATTTCTCGCCCACTACGGAGCTCCTCTGCTCACGAAACTTGGCATGCTGGGGGCCGAAGGCAAGGCACCTTGGTTAAGGAACATGTTTCAGAATAACAGCAAGCAAATCTTCCATCCTATCGAGCACATACTTGTACAGCTGTACCTGGAGTCTTTGCCAGAGGTAGCATCAGCATATCCCTTCGGGCTAGGTCCATGGATGTGCCCCAACCCCTACGCCACTCACACAGAAAAATACCCTATCCAAAAATTGTCGATAAGGAGCAGGCAGGATAAGACCTATTATGGTCGTGCCAAGTGTTCGTGCGGTTTCACCTTTACTACCCATGGAACGGAAAGGGATAACCCTAGAATGCCAGTTGTGGAACAAATATCCTCGTACGGCTGTACCCGCTACCTGTACGCACAAAAATTATTGAGAGGAGGCTCTAGCACTGATCAAATCGCCAAGATACTTAAGGTTAATCCTTGGTATTTACAGTGCATTCTCAGAGCCGGAAGCAGGAAATGTGAAGATCCGCGAGGTAAGATCCTCAAAGCACGGGAAGAGTGGCTGGACCTCCTTAAACAGGACCCAGAGTGTCGGGTAACTGTCGCTCGAAAGAAACATTGCGGTTTGTACCAGTTTTTAAGAAAGTACGACAGGGACTGGCTTCTCTGTCAGAAGGTTCCTCATAATGCTCACATTGATTGGCAAAAAAGAGACGTTGAGTGGAGCAACCTGATCGCCACCACGATGAAAACGCTAGGCCAAGGAGTTGCCAAGACGACCATTGCCAGAGTTGCAGGGCTAAATCTCAGAATTTTCAACCAGTTTGGAAAGCTGCCATTATGCGAGCAAGCCTTTAATAAAGCGAAACACTGCGGCAAAAGGAGACAAAACGATGAAAAATGA
- a CDS encoding SANTA domain-containing protein has translation MKNEKDVLEEAGGSIWKTPPVSEQPCVYLTRWSVMETQDGARHLVGYNSDNFEGRVSTPIKSFDSVTARVITQSGRIYELVGPPGYDPDADWVWARYASAMKIKWRDVTDEFSQYCPKREA, from the coding sequence ATGAAAAATGAGAAAGATGTCCTAGAGGAAGCTGGCGGAAGCATCTGGAAAACACCACCGGTGTCAGAACAGCCATGCGTTTACCTCACACGATGGTCTGTGATGGAAACCCAAGATGGGGCACGCCATTTGGTCGGTTACAACTCCGACAATTTCGAAGGCCGTGTAAGCACGCCTATCAAGAGCTTCGACTCCGTCACAGCTCGTGTTATCACGCAATCAGGTAGAATTTATGAACTTGTAGGCCCGCCTGGCTATGATCCTGACGCGGACTGGGTTTGGGCAAGATATGCATCAGCGATGAAGATTAAATGGCGTGACGTGACAGATGAGTTTTCTCAGTACTGCCCGAAAAGAGAGGCGTAG
- a CDS encoding ATP-dependent nuclease, translating to MYLHRIYAENFRAFGDGTSSPVLDWELNKGLNVLIGENDAGKSAIIDAIRQVLWTTSFEIIRILDYDFHVAGADRTDTLIIEATLKDLSPEQESAVLEWLTYETDGSRSLILNLEARRLPPQGKRRGRVQTVVRSGKSGTGPEIGFAVRELVRATYLRPLRDAEAELKPGRQSRLSQILGAHEKIAEHEESDFDRSAPETVPKTLVGLMEHAQHHIGEHPVISEVAGDINENYLSRMSFAGDELASAIRLAGDTNLNQILQRFELTLLPPGSVAPNEHCQRGLGYNNALFMATELVLLRSGEELGLLLVEEPEAHLHPQLQVRVMELLHQPPQADEYQVQVVMSTHSPTLAAGGRIESMTLVHKARTYPLRANCTRLAASDYEYLRRFIDSTKSNLFFARGVAIVEGPAEALLLPAIAEMAGIAFSTHGVSIVNVGDVGLYHYARIFQRKKPEEFIPIPVACITDRDIVPDIANSYVGKPAKGKRFHSDYTELEAKAVVTRKIERVESPDDEGVKVFVSDFWTLEYDLAEAGLAELMYHAIALARKTSEKGLDEATEATILADAATEWAKLLAMKLPTETLAAMIYQPLYEKDASKAVTAQYAAKLLRTGKYGTGNDLLESLPRYLQAALVHVTGTSLEQIPGAPGELP from the coding sequence TTGTACCTGCACCGCATCTACGCCGAAAATTTCCGTGCCTTTGGTGATGGCACATCTTCTCCAGTCTTAGACTGGGAATTGAATAAAGGCCTTAACGTCCTCATTGGCGAAAATGATGCAGGCAAGTCAGCAATAATAGACGCAATCCGACAAGTCCTATGGACGACAAGCTTCGAAATAATCCGCATCTTAGATTACGACTTTCATGTGGCGGGTGCTGATCGCACTGACACTCTCATCATCGAGGCGACTCTTAAGGATCTTTCTCCTGAGCAAGAATCAGCAGTCCTAGAGTGGCTAACTTACGAGACGGACGGGTCGCGTAGCCTCATCTTGAACCTGGAAGCCAGGAGGTTACCTCCCCAAGGCAAACGACGCGGACGGGTGCAGACGGTTGTCCGTTCTGGAAAAAGCGGGACTGGCCCTGAAATCGGTTTTGCAGTAAGGGAGCTTGTACGGGCTACATATCTTCGCCCCCTTCGAGATGCTGAGGCTGAACTCAAGCCCGGCCGTCAGTCCCGTCTTTCCCAGATTCTAGGGGCCCACGAGAAGATAGCGGAACATGAAGAAAGTGATTTTGACCGTTCTGCCCCAGAAACGGTCCCCAAAACGCTTGTTGGCCTTATGGAGCATGCCCAACACCACATCGGGGAGCACCCAGTTATCTCTGAAGTCGCGGGTGACATAAACGAAAACTACCTTAGCCGAATGAGCTTTGCCGGCGATGAACTGGCGTCCGCGATTCGCCTTGCGGGTGACACGAATCTCAATCAGATTCTCCAGCGATTCGAACTCACTTTGCTTCCGCCTGGGAGCGTTGCACCAAACGAACATTGTCAGCGGGGCCTCGGGTATAACAACGCTCTGTTTATGGCCACCGAATTGGTGCTGCTCCGCAGCGGGGAAGAATTAGGGTTACTCCTCGTGGAGGAACCTGAAGCCCATCTGCACCCGCAGTTGCAGGTCAGGGTTATGGAGCTTTTACACCAGCCTCCGCAGGCTGATGAGTACCAAGTGCAAGTGGTGATGAGTACTCATAGTCCAACCCTTGCTGCTGGTGGCAGGATAGAGTCGATGACTCTGGTGCATAAGGCAAGGACATACCCTCTACGGGCCAACTGCACACGCCTGGCTGCTTCCGATTATGAGTACTTGAGACGTTTCATTGACTCGACCAAGTCAAACCTCTTTTTTGCCAGAGGGGTAGCGATTGTAGAGGGACCTGCCGAGGCATTACTGCTTCCTGCTATCGCAGAAATGGCAGGTATTGCATTTTCTACTCACGGAGTTTCCATCGTCAATGTCGGGGATGTCGGACTCTATCACTATGCCCGGATCTTCCAAAGAAAGAAGCCTGAAGAATTTATACCAATCCCGGTAGCATGCATCACAGACCGAGATATCGTTCCAGACATTGCCAACAGCTACGTGGGAAAACCAGCCAAAGGGAAGCGCTTCCATAGCGATTATACTGAACTTGAGGCAAAGGCTGTCGTCACGCGCAAGATCGAACGAGTCGAGTCACCTGATGACGAAGGCGTAAAGGTATTCGTGTCCGATTTCTGGACCCTTGAATACGATTTAGCAGAGGCTGGACTGGCTGAACTGATGTATCACGCCATAGCACTGGCGCGAAAAACCAGTGAAAAAGGGCTGGATGAGGCTACTGAAGCCACGATCCTGGCAGACGCTGCAACAGAATGGGCGAAACTTCTGGCGATGAAACTTCCCACGGAAACTCTCGCGGCCATGATATACCAACCGCTTTATGAGAAGGACGCATCAAAAGCGGTGACCGCACAATACGCAGCGAAATTGCTGCGAACGGGCAAGTACGGAACTGGGAATGATCTACTTGAGTCGCTCCCTAGGTACCTACAGGCCGCCTTAGTTCATGTCACAGGTACTTCTTTAGAACAGATTCCAGGTGCCCCTGGAGAACTGCCATGA
- a CDS encoding UvrD-helicase domain-containing protein codes for MTIPVIEQADLELLATAYPDLDFTDPERQAVLLENATKDVQAAPGSGKTTLLAAKLFLLSQKWCHSNRGICVLSHTNVAGEEIKKRLSVTPTGAKLLDYPHFIGTIHAFVNHFLALPLLRSQGSSVDVIDNDIFAARATSLLPRKFKLHEWVKRNPNQGPDAIKTLHYEGADLKLAWATGKLPGEGSASHRLAYDLKNDLAGRGVFCHDDMFAFAERLLRQWPDITKRLSWRFPLLLIDEMQDTSWAQEDLLTRLFDDTVVIQRYGDRNQRILSSAKDSNKLSFPKAEFLSVKTTKRFPKSIAEAVSAVQEHGEAVEAAQRHNAPSPVLMLYETPSATSVIEQFGKIVLRTLPDETLRLGAVKAICARKQGAANADPGRHLMDYWPSYMLTGPAVAGEESAFRLLSAPPAMGVSHLNLDRRARDVKRAILLALRKAGNKAVADVRDASGLIRALEAAGEDSSSVRLLCHELAVGRGHAVDATSWSATLDLMYTRLTPLLPAGLNRIGFHALPIFEVPQATPTAALPANECVARVGDRQVRVQIGTVASVKGETHVATLVLEAHGGLARCFDLQTALGNISDGNRIDARTTDTVRGLYRNLYVAMSRPTHLLCLAMNRDRAKKQHVDNLAAKGWTVVIVPP; via the coding sequence ATGACGATCCCAGTTATCGAACAGGCTGATTTAGAGCTTCTGGCCACAGCCTATCCTGATCTGGATTTTACAGATCCAGAGCGGCAAGCTGTTTTGCTAGAAAATGCGACCAAAGATGTCCAGGCAGCTCCGGGCAGCGGCAAAACAACACTATTAGCAGCAAAGCTCTTCCTCCTGTCACAGAAATGGTGCCATAGTAATCGTGGGATATGCGTCCTTAGCCATACAAATGTGGCAGGAGAAGAAATCAAGAAGCGCCTCAGCGTCACCCCCACAGGCGCTAAGCTTCTTGACTACCCACATTTCATTGGGACAATTCACGCCTTCGTCAATCATTTTCTGGCCTTGCCGCTTCTTCGGAGCCAAGGATCATCCGTCGATGTCATAGATAACGATATATTTGCAGCACGCGCCACCTCTCTCCTGCCAAGAAAATTCAAATTACATGAATGGGTAAAACGCAATCCGAACCAAGGTCCGGACGCCATAAAAACACTCCATTATGAAGGTGCTGATTTGAAACTGGCGTGGGCGACCGGTAAACTACCAGGTGAGGGCTCAGCCTCCCACCGTTTAGCCTATGATCTAAAAAACGATCTCGCAGGACGTGGGGTCTTCTGTCACGATGACATGTTTGCCTTTGCAGAGCGGCTCTTGCGACAGTGGCCTGACATCACAAAGAGACTATCCTGGCGATTTCCACTCCTGCTCATAGATGAAATGCAAGACACGAGTTGGGCACAAGAGGACCTTCTAACCCGCCTTTTCGACGATACTGTTGTAATACAGCGATATGGAGATCGCAATCAACGCATCTTGAGTTCAGCGAAGGACTCCAATAAGCTCAGTTTTCCGAAGGCTGAATTCTTGAGTGTAAAGACAACAAAACGATTCCCGAAATCGATTGCAGAAGCGGTGAGTGCAGTCCAAGAACATGGTGAGGCAGTAGAGGCTGCCCAGCGTCATAACGCACCCTCGCCGGTGCTTATGCTTTACGAGACGCCATCAGCAACCTCGGTTATCGAGCAATTCGGCAAGATAGTTCTAAGAACGTTACCGGACGAAACTTTAAGACTGGGGGCGGTAAAAGCAATTTGTGCTCGTAAGCAAGGCGCCGCAAACGCGGACCCCGGACGGCACCTTATGGATTACTGGCCATCCTACATGCTCACGGGGCCCGCGGTAGCAGGGGAGGAAAGCGCATTTCGGTTGCTTTCTGCCCCCCCAGCTATGGGGGTATCACATCTCAATCTCGATCGCAGAGCCCGCGACGTGAAAAGGGCAATTCTTCTGGCTTTAAGAAAAGCCGGAAATAAGGCTGTCGCAGATGTGAGAGACGCATCCGGCCTTATACGAGCCCTTGAAGCTGCAGGTGAGGACTCCTCATCTGTTCGGCTACTGTGTCACGAATTGGCAGTCGGACGAGGACATGCGGTTGATGCTACGAGTTGGTCTGCCACATTGGATTTGATGTATACCAGACTCACCCCTCTACTGCCGGCCGGCTTGAATCGCATCGGTTTCCATGCCCTTCCCATCTTTGAAGTCCCCCAAGCGACCCCAACAGCGGCATTACCTGCTAATGAATGCGTGGCTAGAGTAGGCGACCGACAAGTCCGCGTGCAAATAGGGACTGTGGCATCGGTGAAAGGCGAAACCCATGTGGCAACCCTCGTCCTTGAAGCACATGGCGGCCTTGCCCGCTGCTTCGATCTGCAAACAGCGCTAGGCAATATTAGCGACGGAAACCGGATTGACGCGAGGACAACGGACACAGTGAGGGGGCTCTATCGAAATCTCTACGTAGCCATGTCACGTCCGACACACTTACTATGCTTGGCTATGAATAGGGATAGAGCCAAAAAACAACACGTCGACAACTTGGCTGCGAAGGGGTGGACTGTTGTGATTGTCCCGCCATAA